CTCATCAACCAGGCCCGCAATCTCGGCTACGCGCCGGCCCACAACTTCGCCGCGAACTGGCGGGACTAAAGGGGTAATCCACTAAAGGTGCCATCCATGAAGAAAGTCCTGCTGCTCGGCGCTTCCGGGCTCATCGCGCCGCACATTACCCCCGCGCTCGAGCGGGATTACGACCTGCGGCTGGCCGACATCAAGGACCACCCGGACGGCAAGCCCGTCCTCAACGTGGACGTGCGGGACTACGGCCAGGTCCGCGAGGCCATGGAGGGCGTGGACGCGGTCATGAACTTCACGGTCCTGCGCCACGACGACACGCTGAGCTTCCAGGTCAATACCATTGGGGCCTGGAACGTGATGAAGGCGGCTGCCGACGCCGGGATCCGGAAAGTGATCCACACCGGCCCGGCCCAGACGCTCCTGGCCTACGTGCACGACACCGACATCCCTGTCGACGCGCCCGACGCCCCGTCTTCCGACTACTACTTCATCACCAAGCACCTGAGCAACGAGATCGTCCGCAGCTTCGCTCGGCACCACGAGATTCACACGGTCTGCTTCCTGTTCCAGGGCCTGGCGCCCCGGCCGACGGAGCATACGGGCAAGAATTCAACACGAGAATTCCTCATCATCCACGACGATCTCGCCGTGGCCTGCCTCCAGGGCCTCGAACTCCCCTCGGTGCCCGGCTACTACCAGGCCTTCAACCTGCACAGCCATTACGGACCGGGCAAATACAGCCTGGAGAAGGCCGAACGCATCCTGGGATACGCGCCGCAGGAGGAGTGGTGGCAGTGGCAGCGGAGGCCGGCGGGGTAGCGGACAGTCAGTCGCCCCGGGGAGAAGGTCAGCTGGTGGGTTTTGGATGCTTCCAGCCTCGCCAGATCTTGTCCCGGTAACCGCTTGTGAGCTTGATATCGATCTCGATACCCAGGGTCAGGATATCTTCGTCATGCAGTATTTCCAGCAGCGTACTTTTTATGTGCTCAACGACCTCGGGTGTCAGTACCCGGCCTTTCTTCGACGACATTGCTTACTCCCTTCGATCAGTCCAATAACAGTTTGATTGTAATGGTGACCTGGAGTCCAATCATCGCAAACACACAGGATAGCAGGACGTTTCTCCACCAGCGAGCATCGCTTTTCATATCCTTTAGTTGTTCAGCATTGTATTCCAGGAGTTCCCGCATGCTGTCTTCTGAAGTTTCAAGACCGGAAAGACGGCTTTTGACGCACTGATCCTTGAAATACACTTCCTCCATCAGTTCTTCTGTGTCTCTTTGGGTTTTGTGATTGTTCATCTTTGGGGTTTTCTCCTATAGGTTTGTGCAATGGCATCGTCAAGGTATAAAAACGTGTTCAATTATGTAGAACGATCTGTCATATTGAATGAGTAGGAAATCCGTTAATCAATCTCGCGATTTTTTAAAAAAACAGGAAGTATGTACCGATTCCGATCGAGATAGTTCATCTTCAGATCGGATACATTCAGCCAATCAAGGAGAACCACCCCATGTCCAGCAACGCCCGGACCATTCGCGTATTTGTCGGCACCTACACCCAGACTACCAGCAAGGGCATCTATGTCTATGACGTAGATACCGCCACCGGCGTCATGGAATACGTCAGCCATGTGGGCGGCATCACGAACCCGTCCTTCCTGTGCCTGACCCCCGACGCCCGCTTCCTCTACGCCGTCGGCGAGACGGGGGATCCCCACGGCGGCGTCTTCGCCTATGCCGTGGACGGGTCCGGCACGCTCACAACCCTGAACAGCCAGTCGTCCGGCGGCGCCGGGCCTTGCTCCATCGACGTGCACCGAAGCGGCAAGGCCGTGCTCGCGGCCAACTACGGCGGCGGGTCCGTTTCCTCCTTTCCCGTGAACGACGACGGCTCCCTGGGCGAGGCGGCGTCGGTCATCCAGCACACGGGCTCGAGCGTCGACCAGAGCCGGCAGCAGGAACCCCACGCCCACATGATCCGCCACGACCTGGACTACAACTTCGTCTTCTCGCCGGATCTCGGCACCGACAAGGTGATGATCTACCGCCTCGATCCGGACACGGCCGTGCTGACGCCCCACGGGGAGGCGTCGGTGCCGCCCGGGTCCGGGCCCCGGCACCTCGAATTCCACCCCAACCGGAAGTTCGCCTACGTCATCAACGAGATGGGCAACACGATCACGGCCTTTGCCTACGACGGGTCGGCCGGCACACTCACCGCATTGGAGACGGTGACGACGCTGCCCGACGGTTACGACGAGGTGAGCCATACGGCGGACATCCATATCACGGACGACGGCCGGTACCTCTACGGCTCCAACCGGGGCCACGACAGCCTCGCCATGTACGCCGTGGACGGAGAATCGGGCCGCCTGTCGCTGCTCGGTATCGTACCCACGGGCGGCGAAAATCCGAGAAACTTCGGGATCGATCCGACCAACAGTTTCGTGCTCGTCGGCAACCAGAGCTCCGATA
This is a stretch of genomic DNA from Gemmatimonadota bacterium. It encodes these proteins:
- a CDS encoding NAD(P)-dependent oxidoreductase; the protein is MKKVLLLGASGLIAPHITPALERDYDLRLADIKDHPDGKPVLNVDVRDYGQVREAMEGVDAVMNFTVLRHDDTLSFQVNTIGAWNVMKAAADAGIRKVIHTGPAQTLLAYVHDTDIPVDAPDAPSSDYYFITKHLSNEIVRSFARHHEIHTVCFLFQGLAPRPTEHTGKNSTREFLIIHDDLAVACLQGLELPSVPGYYQAFNLHSHYGPGKYSLEKAERILGYAPQEEWWQWQRRPAG
- a CDS encoding lactonase family protein, which encodes MSSNARTIRVFVGTYTQTTSKGIYVYDVDTATGVMEYVSHVGGITNPSFLCLTPDARFLYAVGETGDPHGGVFAYAVDGSGTLTTLNSQSSGGAGPCSIDVHRSGKAVLAANYGGGSVSSFPVNDDGSLGEAASVIQHTGSSVDQSRQQEPHAHMIRHDLDYNFVFSPDLGTDKVMIYRLDPDTAVLTPHGEASVPPGSGPRHLEFHPNRKFAYVINEMGNTITAFAYDGSAGTLTALETVTTLPDGYDEVSHTADIHITDDGRYLYGSNRGHDSLAMYAVDGESGRLSLLGIVPTGGENPRNFGIDPTNSFVLVGNQSSD